The following coding sequences are from one Paenibacillus sp. JDR-2 window:
- a CDS encoding immunoglobulin-like domain-containing protein, whose protein sequence is MHHYWKRPISGLLAIVILCTLLLGTALPGRALAEEQGSVVVVKLPPTDDSYVNPYVGWRDARDDNYGSNNILIVGNNNQPMLKFDLSSITDPIKSATLKLYKNNNNTLNYVVYQGQDDNWSENTITWNNSPDFGTAIPDACSVNPCLAPYGTGIAMPINVTSAVQAEVAGDKTLTLSLIPTKADGTIDYTVSPSFDLVSKDNSNAALRPVLEIETLKSVTEAERVANDKAKLVMQFEGLAVTGNITLPTEGEMNSTISWSSDQPSVISANGTVTRPEWYAEADQPVTLTATITYGNVTDTLDVHVTVQRQPTPTDEQRVAKDKELILSQFNNLTVNENVNLPTVGSYGFSTIDWQSNKPEVVSNTGDVHRPASDQQDATVKMTVTLTYGDVSDHVDMNFIAPKMTERLPSKLLTMQGVITEAQALLARYTVGTGAGQVSQAAKDKFESEIENAQLVLSDDTRDLDYGVNRLRDAGTALINSALISNVVVDTAANNLAYSTYRQELTRLVWQARTMLLIEPEMYTKAAKLAVQEQIDHAEAVLDGTYQVPFIRNRAFTAPRPDEDIQFAIDHYARSSHPYGTKYGLKAVMAWYADNHILTGTYNTIKLNPTDDAFVWVTEKTTPHNGNTLIYGEGRSSYLKFDLSSVTASVLKANLRVTNYKWDTNTTQVHYETNDDWQEGTLLYPSTGAPVLGTIINTFVLGGKDTVGAGVVDLTSQVQLELLGDKNLSLSLDNAPGTVWASEIYSNNTSDVSKRPYLEVSLNQIVDAKLQDKVDRVLSDADALVKGAVVGNGTGHFPQSALDAVKESVSQIVEIRNEGHAEAVGAALVRLDNAMRDMRDAQVMRSEVEPNATMYFDESGLQELRDKIAQSPALKAKYEEAKSISDQTSLEQLQKYKVFLADKPDYDQLNTLYKLWSDSPTLTFTPPAGTVSATLQFTLESVDNEAAGLGHAWIDSVKITPSNAGDLEIDNNGFEEGRNIPSDWQPVTVKGSPILSWEDRNHYSNDGTRSVFISNPTAADQGAWLYSHDIPLTAGLGYTLSFAAKIDGKLKNGVKATITYKNASGTTIGSIDLFSNKKATMGPNTNLSIQADALVYAVTGDITYAKKAKERILWNLNDFLQGAEYWQLTDARPDGIDAYGKVQGGRVASIIASAYTFIANAGVFSPEEHADLVAKLNYMNAFLNDGRDRTELDDYTVQIGASNWESDAVIGAAMLAMVLPELNDSKQLIVNANKLLKAQLTYTIGPEGEWPESIRYSYAVLSRLAVYAKALRNETGEDFFAFPKLVKMFEYTLSMQTPPYAYFNNGISTPAFGDDLLLGGNEFSLLGLYYDEVARTNPKLAAQMYQTWVKAGQSLPANGVETILMESFFTPIGFATDTTPMKLQSTDKYKWEGVYLFRNHYGSSNESFMSIMANKTPLGHSHYDQGSFTLYADSTPLVLDPGVESYFATTKAWYTSSSSHSTMQFQKAGNSSYLDTPLISDNQSFSTNDAIDTMSLRIANPNSGSSGKHTRHFAYVKGLEAYVIWDQVKGASAGTIWNLPVVASKLSTIEGNKVESTGPYNMDLETTVLQPENPVITQEWGRAPAIVPAVDGETKLNYIRVPAEANQNHLTVLYPKAKGKAGLDTEKISSAEGIDVYRLQSEDGKGITVAVNNNDSDQVISISAEHTLVELNTGTEYALENGQANVTVQANGLVVLQDKANVTVPDSGGQAGSSVNAGTDLNNIGSDGAVDADTLRNAFKANPNVEVKANDGVVILPGTALADALINPKASIKLTSTYGTYSLPLSLLKLDDMAKQLGTEVGKLSVRINIRKLNDDESKKLNDKVNTVGGTLIADAFDFNVSIESADGKSIPLDSFGSTYVKRSIFLKTAPPQNATVALYASSNNSLNFVPSKMTANSAEFMRPGNSIYTVVEMKRNFADVVGHWAEQDIKLLAGKLIVTGTSQTKFEPDRKITRAEFAALVVRSLGLSESSISETGFKDIQGSEWYAKAVETAVEAGIVNGYNDGSFRPNQTISRQELAVMVVRAIHYAGITTTITAEEQTVWLSKFKDQSEVTWARKDLAEALSLGILNGRSTDRIGASESATRAESAVMLRRLLTKSGFVAE, encoded by the coding sequence ATGCATCATTATTGGAAGCGGCCAATATCGGGGCTGCTCGCAATCGTCATTTTGTGTACGCTGCTGCTTGGCACTGCATTACCCGGCCGGGCATTAGCGGAAGAACAAGGAAGCGTTGTTGTTGTCAAGCTGCCTCCAACCGACGATTCATACGTGAATCCATACGTAGGTTGGCGTGATGCCCGGGACGACAATTATGGATCCAATAATATTCTAATTGTTGGAAATAACAATCAGCCCATGTTGAAATTCGACTTGTCGTCCATTACAGATCCAATCAAGAGCGCCACGCTGAAGCTTTATAAGAACAACAATAATACGTTGAATTATGTGGTCTATCAGGGGCAAGACGACAATTGGTCGGAGAATACGATTACCTGGAATAATAGCCCTGACTTTGGAACAGCTATCCCGGATGCCTGCTCGGTCAATCCGTGTTTGGCTCCTTACGGAACGGGAATAGCAATGCCAATTAATGTGACTTCCGCAGTGCAGGCCGAAGTTGCGGGCGATAAGACGCTGACCTTGTCATTAATTCCTACGAAGGCAGATGGAACGATAGACTATACGGTGTCACCGTCGTTTGATCTAGTCTCTAAAGATAATTCCAATGCTGCTTTGAGGCCCGTATTGGAGATTGAGACGTTGAAGAGCGTGACGGAAGCTGAGCGTGTCGCCAATGATAAGGCCAAGTTAGTGATGCAATTTGAAGGTTTGGCTGTGACAGGCAATATAACATTGCCAACGGAAGGCGAAATGAATTCGACAATTTCCTGGTCTTCCGATCAGCCTTCTGTCATTAGTGCTAACGGGACTGTTACTCGTCCGGAATGGTATGCGGAAGCAGACCAACCGGTGACGCTTACCGCAACGATTACTTACGGTAACGTAACGGATACGCTTGATGTGCATGTGACTGTTCAGCGGCAGCCGACCCCTACCGATGAGCAGCGTGTAGCCAAAGATAAGGAGCTTATTCTCTCCCAATTCAACAACTTGACTGTCAATGAGAATGTGAACCTTCCAACGGTCGGCTCATACGGTTTTTCGACTATCGATTGGCAATCAAACAAGCCGGAAGTAGTTTCTAATACTGGCGACGTTCATCGACCAGCATCCGATCAACAAGATGCTACTGTGAAGATGACCGTAACGCTAACATACGGGGATGTTAGCGACCATGTAGACATGAACTTTATCGCACCTAAAATGACGGAGCGTTTACCATCAAAACTACTTACGATGCAAGGCGTTATTACGGAAGCGCAGGCACTGCTTGCACGGTATACCGTAGGTACGGGTGCTGGGCAGGTTTCACAAGCTGCTAAAGACAAATTCGAGAGTGAAATCGAGAATGCGCAGCTTGTGCTGTCCGATGATACCCGAGACCTCGATTACGGTGTGAACCGCCTGCGTGATGCAGGTACTGCCCTTATCAACAGCGCTCTAATTTCGAACGTCGTAGTTGATACGGCTGCGAATAATTTAGCTTATTCTACTTATCGCCAGGAATTAACCCGACTTGTCTGGCAGGCAAGAACGATGCTGCTTATCGAGCCGGAAATGTACACAAAGGCTGCCAAGCTTGCTGTGCAGGAGCAGATTGATCATGCTGAAGCGGTACTTGACGGAACATACCAAGTTCCATTTATAAGAAATCGTGCTTTCACTGCACCACGGCCGGATGAAGATATTCAGTTTGCGATTGATCATTACGCCCGTTCTTCCCATCCATACGGCACTAAATATGGGCTAAAGGCAGTCATGGCTTGGTACGCGGACAATCATATTTTAACGGGTACTTATAATACGATAAAGTTAAATCCAACGGATGATGCTTTCGTATGGGTGACGGAGAAGACAACTCCGCATAACGGTAATACGCTAATTTATGGCGAAGGACGGAGCAGTTATCTGAAGTTTGACTTGTCCTCTGTTACAGCAAGCGTATTGAAAGCGAACCTCAGGGTAACGAATTACAAATGGGACACGAATACAACACAAGTTCATTACGAGACGAATGATGACTGGCAAGAGGGTACGCTTCTCTATCCATCAACCGGAGCGCCGGTGCTAGGCACGATTATTAACACGTTTGTGCTTGGCGGTAAAGATACAGTTGGTGCAGGTGTTGTTGATTTAACGAGCCAGGTTCAACTCGAACTGCTGGGCGACAAGAATCTTTCCCTCAGCTTGGACAATGCACCTGGAACGGTATGGGCTTCGGAGATTTATTCGAATAATACTTCAGACGTCAGTAAGCGTCCATACTTGGAGGTAAGTCTGAATCAGATCGTGGACGCCAAGCTCCAGGATAAGGTCGATCGTGTTCTCTCGGATGCTGATGCGTTGGTAAAAGGCGCTGTTGTTGGCAATGGGACAGGACATTTTCCGCAGTCGGCTTTAGATGCTGTTAAGGAAAGTGTGTCTCAGATAGTTGAAATACGAAATGAAGGGCATGCAGAAGCGGTTGGAGCTGCACTTGTTCGCTTAGACAATGCGATGCGTGACATGCGTGACGCACAGGTCATGCGTAGTGAAGTTGAACCGAATGCAACGATGTACTTTGACGAATCTGGCCTGCAGGAGCTGCGGGACAAGATCGCGCAATCGCCTGCTCTGAAAGCCAAATATGAGGAAGCTAAAAGCATTTCCGATCAGACATCGCTTGAACAATTGCAGAAATATAAGGTATTCCTAGCTGACAAACCGGACTATGACCAGCTGAATACATTGTACAAATTGTGGAGCGATTCACCAACATTAACGTTTACACCGCCTGCGGGAACCGTATCGGCTACACTGCAATTTACACTCGAATCAGTCGATAATGAGGCGGCTGGTTTGGGTCATGCCTGGATCGACTCCGTCAAGATCACTCCGTCTAATGCAGGTGATCTGGAGATTGATAACAACGGATTTGAAGAAGGAAGGAACATACCAAGTGATTGGCAGCCCGTGACAGTAAAGGGAAGTCCGATCCTGTCATGGGAAGATCGCAATCATTATAGCAACGACGGTACACGTTCTGTATTTATTTCCAACCCAACAGCAGCCGATCAAGGGGCATGGCTGTACTCTCATGATATACCGCTTACGGCGGGACTTGGTTATACATTAAGTTTTGCTGCCAAAATTGATGGGAAGCTTAAAAACGGCGTGAAGGCAACCATAACTTACAAAAATGCTTCAGGTACAACAATTGGTTCTATCGATCTGTTCAGTAATAAGAAAGCAACGATGGGGCCAAACACCAACTTGAGTATTCAAGCTGACGCACTGGTCTATGCCGTTACAGGCGATATTACGTACGCCAAGAAAGCGAAAGAGCGCATCTTGTGGAACTTGAATGACTTCCTGCAAGGAGCGGAATATTGGCAGCTGACCGATGCTCGTCCAGATGGTATTGATGCCTATGGCAAAGTACAAGGCGGTCGGGTCGCTTCCATTATTGCTTCGGCGTATACGTTCATTGCTAACGCTGGTGTCTTCTCGCCAGAAGAGCATGCCGATCTGGTTGCTAAGCTCAATTACATGAACGCGTTTCTTAATGATGGACGGGATCGCACAGAGCTTGACGATTATACCGTTCAGATTGGCGCCAGTAACTGGGAATCGGATGCGGTCATTGGCGCAGCAATGCTGGCAATGGTATTGCCAGAGCTGAACGACAGCAAGCAATTGATTGTAAATGCAAACAAGCTGTTGAAGGCACAACTCACCTATACGATTGGACCGGAAGGCGAGTGGCCGGAATCGATACGTTATTCGTATGCCGTACTTTCGCGGCTTGCGGTTTATGCGAAGGCGCTTAGAAATGAGACTGGGGAGGACTTCTTTGCTTTCCCGAAACTTGTGAAAATGTTCGAATATACGCTGTCGATGCAAACACCGCCATATGCGTATTTCAATAATGGCATTAGTACACCGGCGTTTGGCGATGACTTGTTGTTAGGCGGCAACGAATTCTCGCTGCTTGGTCTCTATTACGACGAAGTTGCTCGCACCAATCCGAAGCTTGCTGCCCAGATGTATCAGACTTGGGTGAAGGCGGGGCAATCCTTGCCGGCTAATGGCGTGGAGACGATTCTGATGGAGAGCTTCTTTACCCCAATCGGGTTTGCTACCGATACGACTCCGATGAAGCTGCAATCAACGGATAAATACAAATGGGAAGGCGTCTATCTGTTCCGCAATCATTATGGCAGCAGTAATGAGTCCTTCATGTCGATCATGGCGAACAAAACACCACTTGGACATTCCCATTACGATCAAGGCTCATTCACGCTGTATGCGGACAGTACTCCGCTTGTACTAGATCCTGGTGTGGAGAGTTATTTCGCTACAACGAAGGCATGGTATACCAGCTCGTCGTCACATAGTACCATGCAATTCCAGAAAGCAGGAAATTCCTCTTATCTAGATACGCCGCTCATCAGCGATAATCAGTCATTCTCCACGAATGATGCGATCGATACGATGTCACTGCGAATTGCGAATCCGAACAGCGGCTCTTCCGGCAAGCATACGAGACATTTCGCTTACGTGAAAGGCTTGGAAGCTTATGTGATTTGGGATCAGGTTAAAGGAGCGAGTGCAGGAACCATTTGGAATCTGCCCGTAGTGGCTTCGAAGTTGTCCACGATTGAAGGGAATAAGGTAGAGTCGACCGGCCCTTACAACATGGATCTCGAGACTACCGTTCTGCAGCCAGAGAATCCTGTTATTACCCAGGAATGGGGACGTGCACCGGCAATTGTACCGGCTGTTGACGGGGAGACAAAGCTGAATTATATCCGCGTTCCGGCGGAGGCTAATCAGAACCATCTGACCGTTCTTTATCCGAAAGCGAAGGGCAAGGCAGGGCTTGACACAGAAAAAATAAGCTCCGCTGAAGGCATTGATGTCTATCGCTTGCAGTCGGAAGATGGCAAGGGTATCACGGTCGCTGTTAATAACAATGACAGTGATCAAGTGATTTCCATTTCTGCGGAACATACGCTTGTCGAATTAAACACCGGTACAGAATATGCCCTAGAGAATGGGCAAGCAAACGTAACCGTACAAGCGAATGGACTGGTTGTTCTTCAGGACAAAGCAAATGTCACCGTTCCAGATTCAGGCGGTCAAGCAGGTTCATCCGTGAACGCAGGAACAGATTTGAACAACATTGGAAGCGACGGTGCCGTTGACGCGGATACACTTAGAAACGCATTCAAAGCTAATCCAAATGTTGAAGTGAAGGCTAACGACGGCGTTGTCATTCTTCCAGGAACGGCGCTTGCAGATGCGTTAATCAATCCGAAGGCTTCTATTAAATTGACAAGTACTTACGGGACGTATTCTCTGCCGCTCAGTCTGCTGAAGCTTGATGATATGGCGAAGCAGCTTGGGACCGAAGTTGGCAAGTTGTCCGTCCGGATAAACATCCGGAAGCTTAATGATGATGAGAGCAAGAAGCTGAACGATAAAGTGAATACCGTCGGCGGCACACTAATCGCTGATGCTTTCGATTTTAACGTGTCCATTGAGAGCGCCGATGGTAAATCTATCCCATTAGATAGCTTCGGAAGCACTTATGTGAAGCGCTCGATCTTCCTGAAGACGGCACCACCACAAAATGCTACCGTCGCTCTATACGCTTCAAGCAATAATTCGCTTAATTTCGTTCCTAGCAAGATGACTGCGAACTCTGCGGAATTCATGCGTCCAGGAAACAGTATCTATACGGTGGTGGAAATGAAGAGGAATTTTGCAGATGTCGTTGGTCACTGGGCAGAGCAGGATATTAAATTGCTTGCCGGAAAATTGATCGTAACAGGTACATCGCAGACTAAATTTGAGCCAGATCGCAAAATTACACGTGCGGAATTCGCAGCGCTAGTTGTACGTTCACTTGGTTTATCTGAATCATCTATAAGTGAAACTGGCTTTAAAGATATTCAGGGAAGTGAATGGTATGCCAAAGCTGTAGAAACGGCTGTGGAGGCCGGGATTGTGAACGGGTACAATGACGGTTCATTCCGCCCTAATCAAACGATTTCCCGGCAAGAGCTCGCAGTAATGGTTGTTCGAGCTATTCATTACGCGGGGATCACAACGACGATTACCGCTGAAGAGCAAACCGTATGGCTTAGTAAATTTAAAGATCAGAGCGAGGTTACATGGGCTCGGAAAGATCTTGCAGAAGCATTAAGCCTCGGAATCTTAAATGGTCGATCAACAGATCGGATTGGGGCAAGTGAGTCTGCAACAAGAGCGGAATCGGCAGTTATGTTAAGACGTCTATTAACCAAATCAGGGTTCGTAGCTGAATAG
- a CDS encoding dienelactone hydrolase family protein, whose amino-acid sequence MWSPDDLLESLYKETIEQHKEQSQAMSNEERRSSLLESLRGTIGAFPTIAQGKKPRLLERTDCGSYIRERVELSGIEGISFAAYILIPKGLDGPLPGVLAIHGHGYGSREIIGLLPDGSPDDGEPTCHNRFALDLVGRGMIVMAPDVVGFGERMLAEDLGKDPRSNSSCYKLATSLLLQGLTLTGLRTTELLAALDYLESYDQVDSRRIGAMGFSGGALLAWTCAALDERLQAVVLSGFPGTFKGTIMSVHHCVDNYIPGMLTRAELPEWISLIAPRPLFVESGFNDPIFPSESALEAISDLQQVYDNYEKKDNFSSDVFPGIHEVSGRRAFDWLKRQLTAGM is encoded by the coding sequence ATGTGGAGTCCAGACGATTTGCTTGAAAGCTTATATAAGGAAACGATAGAACAACATAAGGAACAGAGCCAAGCAATGAGTAATGAAGAACGGAGAAGTAGTCTTCTTGAGTCCTTACGAGGCACAATAGGAGCTTTTCCTACAATTGCGCAGGGAAAAAAGCCGCGATTGCTTGAACGGACGGATTGCGGTTCTTATATCCGGGAACGAGTGGAGCTTTCGGGAATAGAGGGAATAAGCTTTGCAGCTTATATCCTTATCCCGAAAGGACTTGACGGGCCGCTCCCTGGGGTACTCGCCATTCATGGCCACGGGTATGGAAGCCGGGAGATTATCGGCCTGCTGCCAGACGGCTCTCCCGATGACGGTGAGCCAACTTGCCATAATCGATTTGCGCTTGATCTCGTTGGGCGGGGAATGATCGTTATGGCACCCGATGTGGTTGGTTTTGGAGAGAGGATGCTGGCTGAGGATTTAGGGAAGGATCCGCGAAGCAACAGCTCTTGTTATAAGTTAGCCACAAGTCTGCTGCTTCAAGGGCTAACCCTCACCGGTCTGCGAACGACTGAGCTTCTAGCTGCACTTGATTATTTGGAGTCATATGATCAAGTTGACTCAAGGCGGATTGGAGCAATGGGATTCTCCGGCGGGGCTTTACTGGCATGGACCTGTGCAGCGCTAGACGAGCGTCTTCAAGCGGTTGTGCTTTCGGGCTTTCCAGGTACCTTCAAAGGAACCATCATGTCTGTCCATCATTGCGTAGATAACTATATTCCTGGAATGCTTACGCGTGCAGAGCTTCCGGAATGGATTAGTCTAATTGCGCCACGCCCTTTGTTTGTGGAGTCGGGGTTTAATGATCCGATTTTTCCATCCGAATCGGCGCTCGAAGCGATCAGCGACCTTCAACAGGTATACGATAATTATGAGAAGAAGGATAACTTTTCCTCCGATGTCTTCCCAGGTATCCATGAAGTGAGTGGGCGCAGGGCATTTGATTGGTTGAAGAGACAGCTGACGGCAGGGATGTAG
- a CDS encoding S-layer homology domain-containing protein yields MRKKSYLLSLIFLMCFVYVPPMVTYADAAPSFTLNVTSTKVELGNELLITVTGNDLRDVYGYEFSLSFDQTMLEYKGAQSGISSGFSIKPMLEGNQLRFASTKLHKVAGESGALTLATLTFKTIRQGTATLQLKSVQTVDSQLTGHMYLPDTKVSATITSGNSGESGSGGTGTVVNPPMDQSSAGKLNPDVKMNASTKIATATVNQAVWDKAIMQIAANEDGAKSIEVIIKALSGATAYELELPTSAFASNGGLVQIKVTSPLGTIMITNKMFEAGVITADSIRLRIGKADASELDQALGKQIGDRPIREISLYTGDQKIAWNNPNSTITVAVPYSPSADELKSPEHIVVWYLNEEGKKVPVPNGRYDADANAVIFSTTHLSKYAIAFVQKTFDDIAALDWAKKQIEVLASKGIINGISDKAFAPRQSVTRADFLVLLVRTLEIDVRKGSGSEFADVKESDYYHDAVTIARGLGITEGAGNNKFLPQEPITREDMIVLTERTLRAVKQLTTDSNEEQLSQFEDHGKIANYAVQSVAAMVRMGLVHGVDGAIDPKGTTDRAQAAVLMYNIYSRLYE; encoded by the coding sequence TTGAGAAAAAAATCGTATTTGCTCAGCTTAATTTTTTTAATGTGCTTTGTATACGTGCCTCCTATGGTTACGTATGCAGATGCAGCGCCTTCCTTTACTTTAAATGTGACTAGCACCAAGGTCGAGTTAGGCAATGAGCTGCTGATTACCGTTACCGGGAATGATTTGAGAGATGTGTATGGATATGAATTCAGCCTCAGTTTTGATCAAACCATGCTGGAATACAAGGGAGCTCAAAGCGGCATATCGAGTGGATTTTCAATTAAGCCAATGCTTGAAGGTAATCAATTGCGATTTGCCAGTACGAAGTTGCACAAAGTGGCCGGTGAGAGCGGTGCTTTAACTCTCGCGACCTTAACATTCAAAACGATTCGACAAGGGACGGCTACGCTTCAGTTGAAATCCGTTCAAACAGTGGATAGTCAATTGACCGGACATATGTATCTTCCGGATACAAAGGTGAGCGCGACGATTACAAGCGGTAATTCAGGGGAGTCTGGCTCTGGAGGTACGGGAACGGTTGTAAATCCTCCAATGGATCAGTCATCAGCAGGAAAATTAAACCCGGACGTGAAGATGAATGCTTCAACAAAAATAGCAACAGCAACTGTAAACCAGGCGGTTTGGGATAAGGCAATCATGCAGATAGCAGCGAACGAAGATGGAGCAAAAAGTATAGAAGTCATTATTAAAGCATTATCAGGCGCAACAGCTTACGAACTTGAATTACCGACATCCGCGTTCGCCTCTAATGGAGGCTTGGTACAAATAAAGGTAACCTCGCCACTTGGGACAATTATGATAACCAATAAAATGTTCGAAGCTGGCGTAATAACTGCCGATAGCATTAGGTTGAGAATCGGAAAAGCAGATGCTAGTGAACTTGACCAAGCTCTAGGGAAGCAAATCGGGGATCGACCTATCAGAGAGATAAGCCTGTATACCGGAGACCAAAAAATCGCTTGGAATAACCCGAATTCCACAATAACAGTAGCTGTACCATATTCACCGAGCGCCGATGAATTAAAGAGCCCTGAGCATATCGTTGTGTGGTACTTAAATGAAGAGGGTAAAAAGGTTCCGGTTCCTAACGGCAGGTATGATGCCGATGCAAATGCGGTCATTTTTTCAACCACACACTTAAGTAAGTACGCCATTGCATTTGTTCAAAAAACATTTGATGATATTGCTGCTTTGGATTGGGCAAAAAAACAGATTGAGGTTTTGGCATCCAAAGGGATTATCAACGGTATCTCCGACAAGGCATTTGCTCCTCGCCAGTCCGTTACACGCGCCGACTTTTTAGTCTTGTTAGTACGGACTTTAGAGATTGACGTAAGAAAGGGATCTGGAAGCGAATTTGCGGATGTAAAAGAAAGCGATTATTACCATGATGCTGTAACAATCGCCAGAGGCCTTGGCATTACGGAGGGTGCAGGCAACAATAAGTTCCTGCCTCAAGAGCCAATTACAAGGGAAGACATGATTGTATTAACAGAGCGTACGTTGCGAGCGGTTAAACAATTGACAACAGACTCGAATGAGGAACAACTGAGCCAATTCGAGGATCATGGGAAAATAGCTAATTACGCTGTTCAAAGCGTTGCCGCAATGGTCAGAATGGGACTTGTTCATGGGGTTGATGGCGCAATTGATCCCAAAGGAACAACGGATAGAGCTCAAGCAGCTGTTTTGATGTATAACATTTATTCAAGATTGTACGAGTAG